In Streptomyces sp. NBC_00878, a single window of DNA contains:
- a CDS encoding serine/threonine-protein kinase yields MNGSIGRGGMGEVWQATDEVLGREVAVKLLLGDEADSAAAARFRLEAQTAARLSHPYVVAVFDFGAWDDRFYLVMELVEGQSLAQELTAAGTLGTERVATVAAQAAAGLAAAHREGIVHRDIKPGNLLADAQGTVKIGDFGIARFVDDPSSALTTAGQIVGTSLYLAPERALGRPASAASDVYSLGCVLYQLLTGRPPFRAESATVTLHQHIDMAPVPPRERGVQLPPAFESYLLGLLAKKPEDRPTAQEVADWFGTGAWRGPAEPLPVASGTTPTPRPSALSASPSYDSRPSRSASAESGPSTMYRLPPTAAQPARPAQAAAHATHSAHAAHSANAAHAARSMPSAPSRRARSGGARPGGGRSGSARSGGGVGAMARRRPLGLAVLAGAVLFVLAVLAGMKIFAPDNTAAETGTGRKDGSSTGPENTEAPAAGTVARTGTPDSAPAPGDDVNAEPPASPSLSESPVATPTPAEDEAEAEEKQPKDQKDPKQEELPQPPPQYGDDGDDGDDDGYEED; encoded by the coding sequence TTGAACGGGTCGATTGGCCGCGGCGGTATGGGGGAGGTGTGGCAGGCCACCGACGAGGTGCTCGGGCGGGAGGTGGCCGTCAAGCTGCTGCTCGGGGACGAGGCCGACAGCGCGGCGGCCGCCCGGTTCCGGCTGGAGGCGCAGACGGCGGCCCGGCTGAGCCACCCGTACGTCGTCGCCGTGTTCGACTTCGGCGCCTGGGACGACCGCTTCTACCTGGTCATGGAGCTCGTCGAAGGGCAGAGCCTCGCGCAGGAGCTGACCGCGGCGGGCACCCTCGGGACCGAGCGGGTCGCCACGGTCGCCGCCCAGGCCGCGGCCGGGCTCGCCGCCGCGCACCGGGAGGGGATCGTGCACCGGGACATCAAGCCCGGCAACCTCCTCGCGGACGCCCAAGGCACCGTGAAGATCGGTGACTTCGGCATCGCCCGCTTCGTCGACGACCCGTCCTCCGCGCTCACCACGGCCGGGCAGATCGTCGGCACCAGCCTCTACCTCGCCCCCGAACGCGCCCTCGGGAGACCGGCGTCGGCCGCCTCCGACGTCTACTCCCTGGGCTGCGTGCTGTACCAACTCCTCACCGGGCGACCGCCGTTCCGGGCCGAGAGCGCCACGGTCACCCTGCACCAGCACATCGACATGGCCCCGGTGCCGCCCCGCGAGCGCGGTGTCCAACTGCCGCCCGCCTTCGAGAGCTACCTCCTCGGCCTCCTCGCCAAGAAGCCCGAGGACCGGCCCACGGCCCAGGAGGTCGCGGACTGGTTCGGCACCGGGGCGTGGCGGGGGCCGGCCGAGCCGCTGCCCGTGGCGTCGGGGACGACACCGACACCGAGGCCGTCGGCGCTCTCCGCCTCGCCGTCGTACGACTCCCGGCCGTCGCGGTCGGCTTCCGCCGAGAGCGGCCCTTCGACGATGTACCGGCTGCCGCCGACCGCCGCACAGCCGGCCCGGCCCGCGCAGGCCGCCGCCCATGCCACCCACTCCGCACACGCTGCCCACTCCGCCAACGCTGCTCACGCCGCCCGCTCCATGCCCTCCGCGCCGTCGCGCCGCGCACGGTCCGGAGGTGCACGGCCCGGAGGCGGGCGGTCGGGAAGCGCGAGATCGGGAGGTGGCGTCGGTGCGATGGCCCGTCGGCGGCCCTTGGGCCTCGCGGTCCTCGCGGGCGCGGTGCTCTTCGTGCTGGCCGTGCTCGCCGGCATGAAGATATTCGCGCCGGACAACACCGCGGCCGAGACCGGGACCGGGCGGAAGGACGGGTCGTCCACCGGCCCCGAGAACACCGAGGCGCCCGCCGCCGGGACAGTGGCCCGGACCGGGACGCCCGACTCCGCACCCGCACCCGGCGACGACGTCAACGCGGAGCCCCCCGCGTCCCCCTCGTTATCGGAAAGTCCGGTAGCCACGCCGACCCCGGCCGAGGATGAGGCCGAGGCCGAGGAGAAGCAACCGAAGGACCAGAAGGACCCGAAGCAGGAAGAGCTGCCGCAGCCCCCGCCGCAGTACGGCGACGACGGGGACGATGGGGACGACGACGGGTACGAAGAGGACTAG
- a CDS encoding CdaR family transcriptional regulator, translating to MAAGREIPEEYLDGYGRILADAAATGRRLTREELASRRALGERAAEAGYGLRALVGAHLAAARVHWPATAGESTLAAVEQAVDAFAEGYERAQLLAVRQEEAARREFIDDLLHGRSDLGLLAERAERFGLRLSHAHAVAVAQGETAYDEGDAVPRDVERSLISRFGDRSILVTTKDGRLVCIAPGDQDDVLDFFAKQAYAATDGGRVAIGRSQPGPGGVVHSYEEALNALDLADRLEFDSPVLRAADLLVYPVLTRDRQAMADLVLSALGPLRQARGGAEPLLDTLTAYFDSGCVAAEAARRLSLSVRALTYRLDRIHKLTDANPADPLHRYTLQTAVIGARLLDWPEKDF from the coding sequence ATGGCGGCGGGGCGGGAGATACCCGAGGAGTACCTGGACGGGTACGGGCGCATCCTCGCGGACGCCGCCGCGACCGGCCGCCGGCTGACCCGCGAAGAACTCGCCTCCCGCCGGGCCCTGGGCGAGCGGGCCGCCGAGGCGGGGTACGGACTGCGCGCCCTGGTCGGCGCGCACCTGGCCGCCGCCCGCGTCCACTGGCCGGCCACGGCCGGCGAGAGCACGCTCGCCGCCGTCGAGCAGGCCGTCGACGCCTTCGCCGAGGGCTACGAGCGCGCGCAACTCCTCGCCGTACGCCAGGAGGAGGCCGCACGCCGGGAGTTCATCGACGACCTCCTGCACGGCCGCAGCGACCTCGGCCTGCTGGCCGAGCGCGCCGAACGCTTCGGACTGCGCCTGTCGCACGCCCACGCCGTCGCGGTGGCACAGGGCGAGACGGCGTACGACGAGGGGGACGCCGTGCCCCGCGATGTGGAGCGCTCCCTGATCAGCCGGTTCGGCGACCGCAGCATCCTCGTGACCACCAAGGACGGACGTCTGGTGTGCATCGCGCCCGGCGACCAGGACGACGTGCTCGACTTCTTCGCCAAGCAGGCGTACGCGGCCACCGACGGCGGACGCGTCGCCATCGGCCGCTCCCAGCCGGGGCCCGGCGGGGTAGTCCACTCGTACGAGGAGGCCCTGAACGCCCTCGACCTGGCCGACCGCCTGGAGTTCGACAGCCCCGTGCTGCGCGCCGCCGACCTCCTCGTCTACCCCGTGCTCACCCGGGACCGGCAGGCCATGGCCGATCTGGTCCTCAGCGCGCTCGGCCCGCTGCGTCAGGCCCGCGGCGGGGCGGAACCGCTCCTCGACACCCTCACCGCTTACTTCGACTCCGGCTGCGTCGCCGCGGAGGCCGCCCGACGGCTGTCGCTCAGCGTCCGCGCGCTCACGTACCGGCTGGACCGCATCCACAAACTCACCGACGCGAATCCGGCCGATCCGCTGCACCGGTACACGCTCCAGACGGCGGTCATCGGAGCACGGCTGCTCGACTGGCCGGAGAAGGACTTCTAG